One window of Balearica regulorum gibbericeps isolate bBalReg1 chromosome 10, bBalReg1.pri, whole genome shotgun sequence genomic DNA carries:
- the TMEM115 gene encoding transmembrane protein 115 — protein sequence MRRYLPVARQHFLAALAGTSVVVKSLSAAVLFLYLLSFGLDTAYALGVTPGYLLPPNFWVWTLLTHGLVEERAWGLAASLATLGAAGRLLEPLWGALELLVFFAVVNVSVGLLGALAYFLTYVASFHLAYLFTVRIHGGLGFLGGVLVALKQTMGDSTVLKVPQVRMKAVPVLVLLLLALLRLTTLVESNVLASYGFGLLSSWVYLRFYQRHSRGRGDMSDHFAFATFFPEILQPVVGLVANLVHGILVKVKVCRKTVKRYDVGAPSSITISLPGTDPQDAERRRQLALKALNERLKRVEDQSAWPSMEDDEEEAAAAAKADSPLLPDPGTAGRGAGQESSLITFQDAPSQL from the exons ATGCGGCGGTACCTGCCGGTGGCCCGGCAGCACTTCTTGGCGGCGCTGGCCGGTACCAGCGTGGTGGTGAAGTCGCTGAGCGCCGCCGTCCTCTTCCTGTACCTGCTCTCCTTCGGCCTGGACACGGCCTACGCCCTGGGGGTGACCCCCGGCTACCTCCTGCCCCCCAACTTCTGGGTCTGGACGCTGCTGACGCACGGGCTGGTGGAGGAGCGGGCCTGGGGCCTGGCGGCCAGCCTGGCCACGCTGGGGGCGGCCGGCCGGCTGCTGGAGCCCCTCTGGGGCgccctggagctgctggtcTTCTTCGCGGTGGTGAACGTCTCGGTGGGGCTCTTGGGGGCCCTCGCCTACTTCCTCACCTACGTGGCCTCCTTCCACCTCGCCTACCTGTTCACCGTCCGCATCCACGGCGGGCTGGGCTTCCTTGGGGGAGTCTTGGTGGCCCTCAAGCAGACGATGGGGGACAGCACCGTCCTGAAGGTGCCCCAGGTCAGAATGAAGGCTGTCCCCGTGCTCGTgctccttctcctggctctgctgcgGCTCACCACCCTCGTCGAGAGCAATGTACTGGCCTCGTACGGCTTCgggctcctctccagctgggTCTATCTCCGTTTCTACCAGCGGCACAGTAGAGGCCGTGGAGACATGTCCGACCACTTCGCCTTTGCCACTTTCTTCCCCGAGatcctgcagcccgtggtgggTCTGGTGGCCAACCTGGTGCACGGCATCCTGGTGAAGGTGAAGGTCTGCCGCAAGACGGTCAAACGCTACGACGTGGGCGCCCCGTCGTCCATCACCATCAGCCTGCCAGGGACGGACCCTCAGGATGCTGAGAGGAGAAG gcagctggccCTGAAGGCCCTGAACGAGCGGCTGAAGCGCGTGGAGGACCAGTCGGCCTGGCCTAGCATGGAGGATGacgaggaggaggcggcggcggcggcgaagGCCGACAGCCCACTGCTGCCTGACCCTGGCACGGCTGGGAGGGGCGCTGGCCAGGAGTCCAGTCTCATCACCTTCCAGGATGCCCCGTCCCAGCTGTGA
- the CYB561D2 gene encoding transmembrane reductase CYB561D2, translating to MALTAETESRLYRSLRAAAGAAAHLVALGFPTAVAVLARPGSSLFSWHPLLMALAFSFLMTEALLIFSPETSLLRSFSRKVKVRVHWALQLLALLCALLGLGIITYNKHLNGKAHFVTWHGLTGLLTVLYAGGQCVGGVLLLYPKLMKNWTLAKLKLYHATSGLVGYLLGCASLMLGMCSLWFTTSVTSVSWYLAMLCPLLTSLVIMNQVSNAYLYRKRSQH from the exons aTGGCCCTGACGGCCGAGACCGAGTCCCGGTTGTACCGGTCGCTGCGCGCCGCCGCCGGCGCCGCCGCCCACCTCGTGGCGCTGGGCTTCCCCACCGCCGTGGCCGTGCTGGCGCGGCCCGGATCCA GCCTCTTCTCCTGGCACCCGCTGCTCATGGCCCTCGCG TTCTCGTTCCTGATGACGGAAGCCCTGCTGATATTCTCCCCGGAGACCTCGCTGCTCCGCTCCTTTTCCCGCAAAGTCAAAGTGCGGGTGCACTGGGCCCTCCAGCTGCTCGCCCTCCTCTGCGccctcctggggctgggcaTCATCACCTACAACAAGCACCTGAACGGCAAAGCCCACTTCGTCACCTGGCACGGCCTGACGGGGCTGCTGACCGTGCTGTACGCCGGCGGGCAGTGCGTGGGGGGTGTGCTCCTGCTGTACCCCAAGCTGATGAAGAACTGGACGCTGGCCAAGCTCAAGCTGTACCACGCGACCTCGGGGCTGGTGGGCTACCtgctgggctgtgccagccTGATGCTGGGCATGTGCTCCCTGTGGTTCACCACCTCAGTGACCAGTGTCTCCTGGTACCTCGCCATGCTGTGTCCGCTTCTCACTAGCCTGGTTATCATGAACCAGGTGAGCAACGCTTACCTGTACCGCAAGCGGAGCCAGCACTGA